The sequence TCAGAATGGGGGATGACAGAAACTGTTGCGAAATGTTATGTTCTTTGATTGCACTTTTGCATTgtacttttgtatttttttccacaataaaaatattgcaaaaaaaagacatctgaaACGCACTATAGTAAACGAAGGGACCGGGTGGAGTCcaatatacaaaaaacataaatacacttCCTAGAACTAACAATGTTCAACAAGCAAAGAGTACGGCAACACGCTCTAAAAACGAACCAGCGGGAGATTTCAACAACGCCTGGAGGAATACTGGAGATCAAAGACGCCCAAGGAACAGGTCTGCATATGTGTTGAAGAATTAATCACCTGGCAGGGAGCAGAGTCAGGTTTTAAGGCGCAGCTGTTGATGAGTGGTAAGGGCTTCCAGGTGGAGCTCGTTGGAATCCTTCTGGTTCGCTTTCAGCCCCACCTGAATGGCATGACAGGTCAGAGAATTTGGTCAACGGCACAGCTTTGATTATTCTTGCAGGTGCAGCTGAATATTGTAAGAGTTTTCCTAACtctccagttttttttttatcccattcAGATGTGTGTAATCAATGTGGAGAATGTTTGTCAAGTTTCACCCTCCGGTCCTTGGGTCTGTTCCAGGGTACGAACAGAGGACATTCTTCGTGTTCTTACTTTTAACACATTCACTTGTTCCTCCCCTGAGAAAGGGACCTTCACCCATCCTATAATGTACAATGTCTCTTATGTGATCTGAcgtgatcagtataatcaatctaaaactaaatgttgtgcaatcctattgttctgtcggcatgcaCTTTTATGTTGTGAAATTCTCTAGAGAATTAACTGGAAGATAACTTACGAGACACACCTGAACCTCATCTGTCACTGCCTTACTTGGTTCCTGCGTTCCTGTTCACTGCCAGAATATGTGTCTGTTATTACTGCCATTCTCTTCATGTGGTTCCAGTCGTTGTGTGTTATTTGCCAGTTTGCTCAGCAGCAAGTATTTTATGTAAAATTTGGAAGATTATATCAggctgtgtctttgtgtttacagGCCGGTAGTAACTTTTAGCATTAAGTCCTTTTTGTTAGACTGTGATTTTGtggtttcctttttctttctggaCTCCAGGCTGTCCCTCTGTTTGTTTCGGTACTTTTATTATAAGCAGTGTATTTTAATTGTCGTTCTGTGGTTTGTTTTGTAATTTCGAAAAGACAGTAGCCTAGTGCGGTGGGCCAAACGACGAATCAATCAAGGGTAGTGGGTACTTGTTTTTAACAgtaatttcatttttcagaaaaCCAGTCATCTTCATGATGGCCGGGGTttagctacacacacacgcacacactatttGCCGAGAACGCGAATTAATAAAAGAGTGTTGCACTGAATTGTCTGAGCAATGTCGTTACCCCATcttttgcatgtcattttaTTGGAGCGGAAGTGTCTGTCTAGCCAGCGGCCATTGATTCAAATACAATCCACCATTTAGTGTTGtttcagaaacaggaagtgaagactCGCTACTAACGTTAACGTTTACTGCCTGCGGTGGAGGAATGACATTCATATTGCGCAATTTGTTTGCTCCCCGAGTAAAATTACCAAGAGTCTATGTTCCTGCTTCTCAGTTTGTGCTATGTGCGCTTTGGACTCACACATTTCTTAAGTCTTAGAAGCAAAACTGTGTAAAGCATTAAAATCTCAGCCATTTCAAAGCCACCCAGTCTGCTTTAGTTTCGGGAATTGGTTTGTCCCCTAAGAGAACAAAATGTCTCTCAGACGGGACAACTGCTTTCTGAATGATGAAGGCAAAAAGAGCCAGGAAACAAGAACGTGGCTGAAAAAAATGTGAGTTTCCACGCTCACTGTTCGCAACTGTGACAAAAACCAACCTTGAATCTCAAGTAGCTGAATGCACAAAAGGGGGGTAGGATGTTGTTTACCCTGCCAACAGGGTAAACAACATCCTAACCAGTATCAGAAAGGTCATGTTTGGAGACCATTTTCTAACTTTAGATTCAAAAGGTTCTctgtgacttttcttttttttgcgtgtGAAAATTTACTATTATATGAACATTGAATAACAATTGAAACAGTGATATTCACATTCAAGAATAATCCTAAACACTGTGTGTTTACCGCAATAACTATGCAACTACCTTGTTGATCTGTCCTTGACTTTTGCACCTTTACtgatttttgcactgtgcagagcctgcttaatttcattgcatcaccgtgtataatgacaataaagttatattctattctaactACTTTTTGACAAGGAATCTACATTTGTTGCAGGCTTATTTTGACCATGATGCATTCAATAATAGAATTATGTTCAAAGTAGTCATATAACCTTTTTCTAACTACAAAGCACAAATGAGTAGAACAGGAACGTCGGGTTGAAATGACGTTGCTATGTGACCCTGTTGTATCATCTAAGTCACATATTTGCATCCCAAGAGAACTTGCAAATATGTGGGTTATATACCTGGAGGTGAATTGGTGCTTCTCAATCGCCTGATCGGATAGGTGTGGTTGAactttgttgttgtcgtcattCCACATCGCTATTTTAATGAACTGGTGAGGCGGCCTATCTTAACTCTGGACAAAGCAAACGGTTAAGGAAAATGGAAGAATGGAAAAAAGATGGTCTGGTGAAGCAAAGCAGAcatcagcaaaaaataaataataaaaatgcagagACATTTTTGCTTTGGGCTGTTATGTCATATTTTATATCTGAACAATCTGTCCTCCTCATAGGAGGTCTGAAGCACCTCTCTTCTCTTCAGCAAAGCCCTCTCTGTACCGTTTGCATTGGAGGGTTCATGGTCACATGGTCTGGATGAATTTTGCTTGGGTTTTGTTGACGTCCGTCTAATGACGGATGAGTCACATGGTAGCGCTTGTAATCCGCTCTCACATGCAGACGCTATCTGAAGAGCTGGCCCGTGTTCTCTCCCGACAACCTTGTGACTCACCTCATTCGGAGCATTAAATTGCACTGTAACGcaacacacaaagaagacaTGATGAAGGATGAAGTGAACACCCTCATTATTTACCAATGTGCTGCCTGCAACCCCACATTATTAGACAATGAAACCCTGACCATGATGGCTAGTGCTGCAGCAtggttcctcttcctgtttgcatgCAGTGTATATTAACTGAAAGTAGTTACTCAGCTTTCTCAGATAGGCCATATTGACAAAGCTCGCTATTAAGATCATTGCTTGCCTGTATTGTCGTTGCTAATTCGTCAAAGCAAGGCTTAATAATACCACATTTCCATGGCAATGAGTGTAAACATTTGGTTGTCACACATTTCAAAGAGGAGACATTCCCAGTTTGATGAACTGGAGTTCCGATCGGCGATTCCTCACCTTTGTGGCCATCCTTTTGACGCATCATGAAAGCGGCCGGCTGCTGAACTGATCTCATTCCGAGACAATCCTCTAAGGACATCTCCTTGGCAGGAAAACATCTTTGAGTTTGTTGTGTCTGTAATCGCCACAGTGACATTTCTTATGTAACGACCGAGACTACGCCACGTTAGCGCAGTTCAAAAGTTTGTCTAATGAAATGTAAACACGGGTTCtagaaaaaaaagggacaaaCTACCAAAACTAGCACATTTCACTGCACATGGTGTGTGCTGGTAGACATTGTTTTTTTGAGCTTATTtaattgaaatgtaaaagtctTATAATAGAATGTAGGACTTGGAGAGAGACAAAGCTTTTCAGGTCAGACTCTGGCTAAGTATGAGCttaccactctctctctctcaggcgaTAATCCCTGTTTAATGGCAAATTAGGATATTGGCAGTGACAGCAGCCGTGAGTTATATTTTCCTCTGCCTGCAAGGACACATCAGTGCGACACAGAGAAGGTCACAAATGTCAGTCCATGGCCGACCGCAACACATTgactcttttttatttctttttattcattccCGCTTTTTcagctttgcgggtcacggcagttcctggagcctatcccagcttgctatgggcgagaggcggggaaaCACCCCGGATGCTTCACCAGCGTATCGCGGGGCAGACCATAAAATCGGTCCAGTACAATGTATtggtatataatatataacacCAGGCTGGAGATGTGTGGGGAGAGGGTAGAGTGAAGGGCAGCCACATGGCGGCCCCTTGAGGGTATAGTTTTCGGGGTTCAGTACCTTCATGCTTGACCACCTGTAGCTTTTTCCATCTCTTCCAAAAGCAACGAAGCCTGCATTTGAGCTGCATATAGTCGGACAATGAGGAAGTATATTTGTTCCCGGAAAAGCAACCAGACAGATGACAAGCATGACACATTCCTGCATGTTCTGACAACTTATCCCATGTTCCATTAGAAGCTACATCGTGATAAAACATGTAAACCTGATCAGAACAGAGAGATTTTGGATgtaaaaatgaaagtaaaacatGAGTACTGAAggaaggttcaaggttcaaggtttctttttttataccCGTGGGtagattttgttttgcagaaagGTTGATAGCATTTGATATCCATTTCAGAAATACTCAATGAACCACAGAGATACTTGATCGAGTATCAGGATAAAAAAGTGCTCAGAGTTCCACCATACACCAACGCAGAAGCAAacttacataaaaataaagaagaccaagataacttaaaacaaatgcaataaaacacaataaaaacttAATGATTTAAAAGCAGTCTCAATATAACTGGAATAAGAACATAAAACAATTTAAGTTCACAATAAAAATAGATCtaagaaataaaataagtaaataagatAGGGTGTCATATCACTCCTTCTTTTTGAGCTCAGGAACAAAGCTATTTTTTATAAAGTTTTGTCCTGCACCTTGTGACTAAAACTCTCCGTCCAGAGGGAAGAAGCTTAAAATTCTCTCTGGAGTGGATGGGAGCCATTTTAGGAACAGATAAAGCCGTCCTCTGTACCTGTTCAGTGTACAGGGAGGCAGGGCAAGACAGTGACTCACCAATCAGGTGACTGGACAGCCTCACTATTTGATTCAATGAATTTTGTTGATTTCAATTCATTCATCTGACcgcttttgtccgttaccgggtcgcgggtcatgccgaagcttatcccagcagtcaacgggcgaaaggtggggcacaccctggacaaggcgccagttcatcacagggccacacaaagacagacaatcatgcTTTTTATTACACTACAAGCTAACGCTTTATTTTGTGGTGGTGTTTAATGGAACGAGCTGAAAACGGTGCTGTTTCTCCTTGTCTGTTGGATTTTGACTGCTTTATGAGGAGACGGCAGGAAATCTGAATTTTCAATGAGCCACACAGAATTATGAGGAAATAGAATCGTTGCTCTTTGGTGTCCCCTTTTTTCTGCAAAGGCACATGGAAATCATCAGaaccacaaataaatacatttaagggTTAACTCGGATTGCAACCTTCTGTTATTGTTCCTTCACAACGACACAGTGGAAATTTTTAATTGCTGTTGCAGGAGCCCTCTGGGCAAATTCTGTTAGCAACTTTTGAAATAAGAACGCTGTGTACTTTTAAACAATGAATGCATGACAAATTAAATAGAATGCTTTTTCTAGCATTTGGAATCACGTATTTGAGCAATAATGTATGAGTTATCAATGAAAACCTAATAGCAGATCTGGATGTTACTTCTTGCCTTACATAAAAGTCATTTGAATGGCTCTCAAGTTACTTTATCTCAACTACTATTGGTGATAGCGCCTTGTTTGTATTGCTCTCCAGTACTGCACTGTGACCCAATAACTAAATCCAATGTTTCACACTGAATCATGAATAGCCTTAGTTgccaacttttttttattatttttttacctgcCTACATACCTGGATCTgcttcaaaaacatttttagatACCTTAtctacaaacaaataaatgagtgTTCACATAACTAAAACCTCAGAAATTAGGACATGACCTTGACatagaaaacatgaaatatttttaaaggAGACATAATATGAAAAAACTAACTTTTCCCATGTCTCTACACAACTATTGTGGTTGTTTTGAGCAAGCTGCTCTCAGGAATCCTGCGTCATTTTCCTGACCTTTGAACTACAGCTCTATGACAACGGCGGACGGGAAACAACTGACAACCACATTTATATTATGGCAACCTTTTAATGGTGCCTCATCATTTACCAACTTTCTTCACACCACTGTGGTCTGGTAGTAAAtgagtgataaaaaaaaaaaaaaggccatttcACTAACAGTCCTATTGAGGAGACATCCCGATGAATTCAGAGGTTTGTATGACACGGTCCTTCAACAGGTGTGACACTTTTGTAATGGCAGCCATTCCGTGTTTTCGAGAAGCAAATCATCACAACTATGAGCAATGGCGCCATCCGAAGGGGCCTTGGTGCACTTCttaatatataaaatgttccatccatccattttcttcctctttgcagGCCGGGGCGAAATATTAACTTTATTAATCAATGATTGGACAATTGGACCACTTTGGCTTTTACTGTCAGAACCTATTCCAGCTGTTCTTTCAGACGCTGGTAGttcttgattgtttttttttttcttgcacctTCTTTTTGATGTTAATATGAGCTTGGATTAAACATCATCTTCTGCATCATGCCAAAGACAAATCGATTCCAGCCAGTGGCCGACCGATATACACGTCTGTACCAAATATAGATACTGTATGTCAGTCTACTCTAGAGTACCAAAGTAATGGATTGACCAACAGATTTTAAAGTATATTACCatccaatgttccctctaatttttcatgtgtctgagcaaacacacaaactccccgagcagtcccttggacaactttgagcaacatcataataatacattttattttaaatgcacattacatttgaaagcaaatctcaaagtacataagagtataaaaataaataacataaaaacaagcgtaattacgcacgagcgcaccttagagggaatgTTGTTACCATCCCTATCATAATTTGAACACAGCAGGTAAAATCTTTAttgaatctttgtttttttgattcTTCATATAAAGTCTTTTGCTGGTAATAGCAGCTCTTAAGACGCCTTCTGTATGAAGAAACTAGCTGCATGCATTGGTCCGGTGTGATTTTGGTCCTTTCTGCACAAACTACTTTCAGCTTCATCATCCTGGTAGATGGCAGCACATTTTTTCCATTCATCCTTGAATTATGTGAAGTTCTCCAGCCACACATTATGATGTTCCCACCTccaaactgctgtttgctgttttcgGGTTGATGTGAAGCGCTACTCGTCCTCCAAACAACTTAGGTATTATGGCATCCGAATCTTTACATTTTGGTCTCATCTGACATCACTATATTCCCCCAATAGTTCACAGGCTCGTTTACGTATTATGCAGCAAATTGAAATGAGCTTCAACATGTTCTGTCCATTTCTGAATAAACAATTACACTTCTACTGTACTGATCATGGATTATACACGTAAAAGAATTTGTAACTCCTTTATTTTCTTGTACAGGTGAGGAAAAATAGTTTTGTCATCCAGGCCAGAAGAAAATACTGCATCCACTTTCATTTCAGGCTCAAACAGGTCAGGAATATGATGTAGCATAAGGAAATCTTATAGGTCAATTTTTTTAGGTGGTTATGCCACCGAATCCAAAATATAAACACTAATCATCAAATTACacatacataaaattaaaatatagaatACAGTACGCTATTTCAAATAAGGAGTTCGTTATCACAAGTATTTGCTGGGTAAAGTATGTGATCATATATTCTGTTTATCTTTTGAATCATAGAAATGAACTGTAACAGTACATGACAAGTATTTTTTAggtataaaaataacatttcaatgaGACCGAGTTCTGAGCACGACTGGAGCCAAACTACATGTTAAAACCACTAACTCACCAgctagttgttgttgttttgctagcagctacaaataaaataaatacatgcatgtaTTATGTTGAATGCATATAatctacatttcccacaatatATCATATTCCACATATTGTCTCATTATTCATGTCTCACTCAAAGAAGCTTTCAGGCAACATCACACACCTTTCTCTGAATGTGTCCTGTAGCATCAGAGCATCccttgaaaatatatattttgaacaatatactgaaaataaaagaaaaatctccaaacatacatacacacaaatatatgttGCGACCACAACCCATAATGTGCAAACTCCTTAGCATTCAATGTTAATTCTGTAGAGCAGTTCATCCAAGGCCTCCAGTTTCTGGTGGGCCTCCTCAATTTCACTGAAAGTCTTTACGCTGCTGGTGATGTGATAGCGGATGTCATCCACCAGGGGAAGGGAGTCGTTCTCGTGCCGCTCCTCCACCGACTTGGCATCCTCCTGGATGATGTTTTCAAACTCGGCCTGCTCCACTAGCTGTGACAGACAAGGATAGGTTAGTCTCAAACCTGTGAATTTCTCATGAAAAGGTGAAAGAACGGCCGAACAGCCACAACACTTACCTTGGTACACAGGTTGCAAACCTCGGATGGAACTCATGAAGCTCCAAGACGCAACAGGAAGCATTAATACTGCCATTGCTGACTTCTATAACAGTCAAGTACCATAGAACGCTGAGCAGCTCTCTACATTGACAAGTCTTGATGCTATAACAGCAGAGACTACACATAgaaattacaaatatatatattcatatccAGAAAACCCTAAGATCACTTGATGCGATTCACCAACACTACCCTGAGCTTCGAGCCACCGTCTGTCACTCTCATGATAGCCAGTAAAAATAAAACGTCCTCCACCGCCAACAAAGATTCGCAGACGCACTCACCCGTTCGATGGTCTTGGCCATGAACTCTGTGCACTGATCCTCAAATCGAGACAGACGGAAAAGCTTGGCAGTCTTCCACAGGTACACAACGTTGTCCCCGCGTAGAGTCCGAGCAAGCATCTTCCCACAAAGATGCTTCAGGTCTGGCAGCAGATACATGTCGGCCACGCACAGCACCTCATACACGTTCTCCATTCTTAGCTGCAAGGAAAACACGTCCCAGTCAGCTCTCATCCAATGTTAATTCCTTCTTAAGGAAAAAACGAAAAGAAGCAACTTCTAACCAAATTGCACATGAGCATCTTTAAAATTCCCTTCAGACAGAAATGGTGCTCTCACCTCAGGGTCATTTGTGTAGATGTAATACATGACAGCAATAAACACTTCATGGGAAATGTTGCGTAAGGTAATCACTGGGATGTTGGGCTGGGACTGAAGCTGCTCTCCTTCGCTAAAGTGGTCTTCCAGCAAGGCTTTAAAATAATCACTACGTCCACAGAAAAATGCCTGCgggcacaaacaaacacaatattAAACTGATCATATCATTCATTGGAGTGACATGATCGAGGAATGTTGGTCGTGTTTGCACCTTGTGACACAAAAAATGATAACCATCGACTCTGAAGCACATGTCAGGATAAGTAAAGAAGCACTCCACTTTGTCAAAGGGAAGTTGCCCAAATCCAACCTGGAGATGGATCAACAAAACCACATCAACACGTGTTCATTAAAACGGTTACAGTAGCAGCTTTACTGAAGCTTAAATGCTCTTCTGTTCTTACTCTTAATTCGGTGGGAACTGCACAGTCTGCTAACTGAGCCATGTCCTCCTGAAGCTGGCAGCTGTCAGGTTCCAGGCTGAGGACTTTCACACAGATTCCTGGCTTGGAGGAAACTTTTGGgtgaaaaaaagcaaaaagctcAGTGTTTAACTAAAAATCTAATTACCGGTAAATCACAACCTTAAAATTGAAAGTCAAACTGAATCACAGATTTGGAGAATTTGTGTCAAAAAAACTAATTGTCTTACCAAATTCATACACCTGTTTGCATTTATTGTGTAGCTTCTCTAGCAGATCGGTCATTTTGCACTGTTTAGCAAGCCGTCTCGAATCTTCCAAAAGGCTGATGTCAATGTCCATTCGGCCTGTAACATTGAGAAAATTAAACCATCATAGGTGATCTAATCACAATATTCCTGCAATAAAATACTCAATAAAGAAAAGACAGACTGACAGAAAGAAACAGCAATCCAGTTAGTTTGCATAACCATATTAACTGTTTCTTAACTGCCCTAATTGCAAACTAATTGCCCATAGGGGA is a genomic window of Brachionichthys hirsutus isolate HB-005 chromosome 2, CSIRO-AGI_Bhir_v1, whole genome shotgun sequence containing:
- the abtb1 gene encoding ankyrin repeat and BTB/POZ domain-containing protein 1 → MDVLDLFSSCKRGDMFRVRYLAEQRDVDLNVRDKWDSTPLYYACLCGHEELVEYLLASGAKCEANTFDGERCMYGSLNDSVQRLLKDYKCVTAKDMQKNGFNYFLHMLLEQGQHSDVKFLVHGQIFTAHRFVLSARSEYFTEMFETKWRGKSLITLKHPLVNPAAFGAILQYVYTGRMDIDISLLEDSRRLAKQCKMTDLLEKLHNKCKQVYEFVSSKPGICVKVLSLEPDSCQLQEDMAQLADCAVPTELRVGFGQLPFDKVECFFTYPDMCFRVDGYHFLCHKAFFCGRSDYFKALLEDHFSEGEQLQSQPNIPVITLRNISHEVFIAVMYYIYTNDPELRMENVYEVLCVADMYLLPDLKHLCGKMLARTLRGDNVVYLWKTAKLFRLSRFEDQCTEFMAKTIERLVEQAEFENIIQEDAKSVEERHENDSLPLVDDIRYHITSSVKTFSEIEEAHQKLEALDELLYRINIEC